One candidate division WOR-3 bacterium genomic window carries:
- a CDS encoding glycerol-3-phosphate acyltransferase, producing the protein METLIFSLTGYLIGSIPFSFIIGKLKGVDIRKVGSGNVGGANVRRTLGFKYGFLAFILDFLKGLISALIPKFLGSSPFYSFLSGFFAALGHSYSIFLKFQGGRGIATSLGFLFTLFPKETLIFLLIFSPLFFIKEVALYIIIFIFSISLYIFLKFREFSFLPLIFLIFIVFRRVQFVYGDLKSGRGFLKSFINRFLFDAPEKRKF; encoded by the coding sequence ATGGAAACTTTAATATTTTCCCTTACAGGTTATTTAATTGGCTCAATCCCTTTTTCTTTTATAATTGGCAAATTAAAGGGTGTTGATATAAGGAAAGTTGGTTCCGGTAATGTGGGTGGCGCGAATGTAAGAAGGACTCTTGGTTTTAAGTATGGTTTTTTAGCTTTTATTCTTGATTTCTTAAAAGGGTTAATTTCTGCTTTAATCCCGAAATTTTTGGGTTCTTCTCCTTTTTATTCCTTTTTATCAGGTTTTTTTGCAGCTTTAGGGCATTCTTATTCTATTTTTCTTAAATTTCAGGGTGGAAGGGGTATTGCTACATCCCTTGGTTTTCTTTTTACTCTTTTTCCAAAAGAAACTTTAATTTTTTTATTAATTTTTTCACCTTTATTTTTTATAAAAGAGGTAGCTCTTTATATAATTATATTTATTTTTTCTATTTCTCTTTATATTTTTTTAAAATTTAGGGAATTTTCTTTTTTACCTTTAATTTTTTTAATTTTTATTGTTTTCAGGAGAGTTCAATTTGTTTACGGTGATTTAAAAAGTGGGAGGGGATTTTTAAAAAGTTTTATTAACAGGTTTTTATTTGATGCACCTGAAAAAAGGAAATTTTAA
- a CDS encoding flippase-like domain-containing protein: MKIIERKKVKKGIRLLFLIFFISFLFVFFHSFSKLDIQYFKSIKIFFVFLLILSSFFYIIFAGLSISFASFSLNKKVNLSFSIELLLSGYFLASITPFGSGGLPYQLFLLSRKKLSLGEGTFILYIFAFFKYLFLFSSLILNLNFLPINKNPYIRMIFSYIILLIILMFIILLFLFILPEETLKSFSFKFEGNFKKILNYLFIELINFKRVFIIFLKNPHYLLLSLLFAFKSFLSLVLIIPLIFFALGVKIEFFKIFLLSSFIYVLLLFSPSPGGIGYAEIISFFLISKNLESSFIPLIVFLWRFFSFYIFAFSGSFFILWRISKWKL, from the coding sequence ATGAAAATTATTGAAAGGAAAAAAGTTAAAAAAGGAATAAGATTATTATTTTTAATTTTTTTTATTTCTTTTCTTTTTGTTTTTTTTCATTCCTTTTCTAAACTGGATATTCAATATTTTAAAAGCATAAAAATTTTCTTTGTGTTTTTATTAATTTTATCTTCCTTTTTTTATATAATTTTTGCTGGTTTAAGTATAAGTTTTGCCTCCTTTTCCTTAAATAAAAAAGTTAATCTTTCATTTTCTATTGAGCTTCTTCTTTCAGGATATTTTCTTGCTTCAATAACACCATTTGGTTCAGGTGGTCTTCCCTATCAACTTTTTTTACTTTCAAGAAAAAAATTATCTCTTGGTGAAGGCACTTTTATTTTATATATTTTTGCATTTTTTAAATATTTATTTTTATTTAGCTCTTTAATTTTAAACTTAAATTTTTTACCAATTAATAAAAATCCATATATAAGAATGATTTTTTCTTATATAATTTTACTTATAATTTTGATGTTTATTATTCTCTTATTTCTTTTTATTCTTCCAGAAGAAACATTGAAATCCTTTTCTTTTAAATTTGAGGGGAATTTTAAAAAGATACTCAATTACCTTTTTATTGAACTTATTAATTTTAAAAGAGTTTTTATTATATTTTTGAAAAATCCTCATTATCTATTATTATCCCTTTTATTTGCCTTTAAAAGTTTTTTAAGTCTTGTTTTAATTATACCTTTAATTTTTTTTGCTCTTGGAGTAAAGATAGAATTTTTTAAAATTTTTTTGCTTTCATCTTTTATATATGTGCTTTTACTTTTTTCTCCTTCACCCGGTGGAATTGGTTATGCTGAAATAATATCTTTCTTTTTAATCTCAAAAAATCTGGAAAGTTCTTTTATTCCTCTTATAGTTTTTTTATGGAGATTTTTCTCCTTTTACATTTTTGCATTTTCAGGTTCTTTTTTTATATTATGGAGAATATCAAAATGGAAACTTTAA